From Rhododendron vialii isolate Sample 1 chromosome 7a, ASM3025357v1:
aactatgtttgcttttaaaaaaaaagtttttaagaagcaaaatttcaagtctctcaatTGGAGCCTACTACATTAAGACTTCATGTTCTCTTTGCTAAGGAAAGAAAAGTCAGGCAACAAAATACAATCGAATTACGATTCTGCCctacattgaggttgaattttatcaaatggtttgaaagatGCCATAAGTAGATCAAATGGCTTAGATTAATGCATTGGGGTTCCGCTTCCAGAAATAAGGTCCGACTTTTTCCGAATAATTAATCGTAGGATACGTACCGAATTGGGATACGCGTAGGATACGCAGTCGTATCGTaggatttttatacaaaaaagatATAGGGTGAGATACGTATCGTTCTCCGAAGGAGACAATACAAATCATAGAATACCTATCGTGTATCGTAGGTTTAACTATGATCATGATCTTATGAGTACATCAACATTGTCGGGACTGTGGCGctttttaaaacaaaaccaCAATGTCGGGTGTTTTGACCTGAAACGAAGGGATCGCAAAATGTCACATCATTCTGTATATCATTATAGATGATGGAGAATGGGTGGTAACTAGCCATACTCGAGATTGCTCGCTCCCCAGAAGCCATTTGTGATCTGCTCATTATTATACAAACTAATTGAACATTTGATAACTCAGTACCCTTCTTCCCCGATTCTGGcctctttctcctctcctcCCCTCTCAGCTCATCTCCCGCCATGGAtgacctccctctctctccttcattTTTGGACTACGGAGACCAGATTTGGGTTTTGGCTTGTGACTCCGATCCGCCTGGCGACGGTTTTCAAGCTCTCTGACGGCAACGGTGAAGGCATGTGCAGCTCATCCGGCTCCGATCTTCCGGTCCTGATCTGGCCTATTGCAACGGGAACAGGCTTACCACTTTTAATTTCATGGACTCTCCACCTCCTCCTGGGTTCCGACACTGCagttgtattttttgttttgttatttttgtttgttgttttaattataatttttccTTTCCGATTAATATAACTAGGATCATCTTTTCACtcgaaaaaaaaaggagcactTTCACACGAAAAATCAGGCTGCTCAAGCTCCATAGGCTTGATAAACAGTTAacattgtttttcatttttctttaaatcGCTCTTGCTATGTCAGGTATTCAACGAAATAAACAGCAGGGACATGGAGAAGATGAACATTTTGCGCGGCATCTTTAGCAGCTGGTTATTCATGACCATCATCGTCTCGACAGTGGCTTTTCAAGTTGTCATCGTTGAATTTCTTGGCACTTTTGCAGATACTGTGCCTCTGAGCTGGGAGCTTTGGTTAACCAGCATAGTAATTGGAGCAGTAAGTCTGCCCGTCGCAGTTGTCCTAAAGTGCATCCCTGTTGGCGAGTCTAAAGTTCGCAACATTGTTCAGAAACATCATGATGGTTATGATCCTCTCCCCAGTGGTCCAGATTTGGCTTGATATTGGTGCTTCAAGTCCAACTGTGTTTCAAATTAGGCTGATGTAAGGATTCTCATCAGAATTCAGCTGGAAATTTGGTGTTTTGGGTAGGAAAACCTTAGAAAgttacttgaattttttttttgggggtgatTTCAGGTATACTTTGGTGTGTCCTGAATTTATGGTTTGAGATTTGGCAAGTGATTCTTCTTtgatttctataaatacccatTTGCAAATTTGATCTCACGTTTGAAAGTTTCCCTTCAACATCAAACAGTTGCAATCATCAATTATAAATACACACAGCGGAGAATCAATAATAAATCTACGCAAGGAGTGAAACTGATAATCCTTGGCTACTGAGAAATGGTTTTGATTGATTTTCATGATACGGTTTGGTTCTGGATTTACACTTCAAAAGTTCCAATAATTGTGATACTACGAAGTATATGAACGCATTGATATAAGAAGTATACGAACCAATAAAACCAATTCACTTTGTATTTTTAATTAATCGTAATAAGCAAATGCACATGCGATTCTGTGTGCTTTGTACACTATATTATTGACCATCGTACTTCCGTAACAGTTAATGTACAGTACAAAGAGTTTGTATATTTAAACATTTTACAAGCAAGTCCTACAATATCCAGCAAAATTAGAAGTTCAtttaagatttttgttttgcttatgtAGCTAAAACCAACTTATGTTAACTTGATAAATAGTTTAGGTATGGCATCAACCCTGAAAGCAAACTAGAACCAGGCACTGTTTTTTGCGCTTTGACTCAGGGTCGATCCTAGATGTTATAAGGTTCTGTTCCTAAATAGTTTACCTTAAATCTCGACCAAATCAGAGAACCACCACACGCTTGCAGACTCCATACAACAATCTACTCAGTAACTAACACCAACATCACAACTGACAATTCATATGAAAGTACTTCCATGGAAAATCCTAGTAACCTTCATGCAGAGTACATTAGTTCAAACCAACAGCAGACTCGCATGAAGGATCTATCACAGACATCAGGACTTAGTGAGATGCGGGATCAGCATTTCTTCGTACAAAGAGTTTGCCTATATCTTCTGTCACAATATTACTCCTGCCAGAATGGTTGCCAAATCATCAGAAACTATATCATGGATTGCCACAATAAAACTGAAGCAGCATAAAACATGTTAAAATACTGACAATGCAAAAGAAAACCAGTCTGCTCTGAAACCATGCCAGGTACGAACCCTGCCAATCCACCCTTCCCCAGATATACATGATCAGGGAAAACAGGAGAAGGAAAAAACCAGTTGAACTAGGTCTCTCGGAGTCTGAGTGGCAATTGAGGAGCATACAAATTCCAGAGAGAAACTATGGTCGTACGAAATCTACAATAAATGCGCTACATTAAGTTTGTGCATATATGACAACCTAGCAAATGAATTTTACTGCTCTCCAATACTCCCAACTCACCAAACTACCCCCCCGTTACTCCCTCTAACCAACTCAATATTCTGTTACCAGCTATTTAAAGTCCCTGGAAAAAATTGCATGTTGGGGGAAACATTCGTAGTTCCACACTATCCCCCGCCACTCCCACTTCCATCACTCAAACCCTACTAATTAAAATCCCTCAAAAGGTGGAACTTTCATTTTATCCCTACTTGAAGAGCACACTACACAGCCAGAAAAGTTGTAAGTAGTTGGGAAAGGCGAAAAACATTGACTTGTTAGAAATGTAAGAGAAAACTTCCAAGACCAGATCCACTAATCCATCAAAACTAGTTGTTCTATACCGCTACTAATTGCCAACTTAAGAGTCTTGAACTTGACTTAAATCAAACTGTGCTAGAGGGGAATAAATATGTTAAACTGCTGTCTGAATTAGGATGTCATCAATTACGTAGGTCACAGAAGCAATAGTTCGACTGTTAACTTGCCAAGGCGTAGCACAATCAAACTTCAATCACAATGTGTACAACTACTCTAGAGAAGCATTAGAAAGATAGATCCAGACCaaagagaaaacagaaaatgaCTTTTTAAGCATAATAGATGAAAATATAAGCCAGATCACAGCTCACCTTCCGCTAAGCTGTGGTGGAACTAACAGACCGGCTACCGTATCTGGAATACTCTTCTGATGTGGCAAATTCCCCTTTGGAACTTTACTTTGGGGTAGAGCAGAAGCTAATATATTTGCTTCTCTTTTTCGTGACTCACGTTCAGCTATTGCAGCTGCAACTCTCAAAGAGTGGTCAGAACCACTCACCAGATCAGATGACACAGGAGTCGAATTTAAAAGGAGTGAAGCATCAGGAAGTTTCACAACAGAAGGCTCCGACGACTTTGAACTTCGAAGGTGTTCATTCGATAACAGCCCTGATTTCCTAAACATCAAAAACAAGTAGCTTGTTTCTTTCAATAGCATTCACAGTAGGTTTCCGACAATATGTTTCATTATCTCAATACTAAAACAGTCAAAACCAGAATCCCAGTTTCACACCATTGAGAGTGTCTCAAAATATAGGGGCGTTTTCATTCTCTCCAAAAGAATGTGAACTGGGCCATCTCAGGATTAGGGGGCAACCATTAGTTAAATAACTACACATTTTCTATCGGCAAATTTTCTTTAACCAAATTCAATAAGGATCATTGCTTTACAAGAAACAATTCCCTAATCTACAATTAGGAGTAAAAAACTTCTCTATTTGACGTGAACATATAACACTGAAGGAACACATCCACAGATTTTGAATTACTTAATTCAAATTACAATATTCCATTGCCATACCTAAAAGGGCCATCCTTTATCCAGATTTCGaataaaaaaaggacaaaaaaacgCTACTCAATAACGCTCCACTTGGAGCATTAGAAAACAGGAAAGGGGGAAAAACCTAAGAAACTTTTATCAACAATTTTATGGTGTTTGAAGCCCCTACAGAAAGCTAATCACTTCAAATGATGCCAAATTGTTGAACTGCTCTCAACTAAGTAACAGCCAAATTGGCATTTCTGTGCAACCAACCAGAGCAAAATAAAGCAGTTCATTaacctaattaaaaaaaaacctagtttCGGCTTTCTTGTGTAGAAGAAGCTAAAGGCGAATACTTTAACCAAAACGAGAATTACTGGCTTTGAGGAGGCAGGGAAGGCGGTTGATCTCGCTTCGATTCGTCTTTCGGAGATTGGAAGCTTCCTCTCACTCCTTCTTCGCCAACTCCCGCTTCGTCTTCTTCGTCTGAAGAAGCGTAGTCCACCAGTGACATCTCTCTCTAACTAAATTTGTCTCCTTGTGATACGTATCTGTGTATTGTCTCTGTATCTTATCAGGGGCTTGTCTTTTTTCCTCCCCATACATACGAGAAAGAGGATAAACAAATTAGTACTCCGAATTTAGCATAACCAATAGATATAATTGATACCCAATGACCTACCCAACTGAAATACGCATTAAGATCTACAAAATGCAACAAGTTAAACAGAACATGCAACAAATTATTgaaccacagagagagagagagagagagagagagagagtctgatACCGGGGATATTTTGGGAGCAGATTTCGTGCCCTAGTTTACTCTCTCGGCAGAGGAACGAAACGAAAAATGGCCAAGTTTAGGCATAAAGACGTGATCCTATCCCCGCTAAATCCTTATTACTGGAACCGTGCATGGGAAACACGCGTTCTCGTTGTATTACGAAAGCGTTTGCACAAAACGCGACTTACTAAGAAAAAAGATTGAATTTAACCATTAATTAaaaatgaacattttttttaacggcgaattttttttattaatctttgagagattacaaagagaaattttttttattattaatctatgagagattacaaagagaaaaataaaatcaacatTGATTAAAGCGTCGTCGTTACTTTACCtgaaaacgggaaaaaaaaatattgggaaGGCAAAATACTGCTGAAAAAGTTTTTTGCAGTGATTTTTTTGCAATTACAAGTGTTATATTTAGATTCCATCTTCCTCTTTATTCATATGAAGTTATAATATTATTCTGCGTTCATTCACGTTTACAAATTACTTTTCCGCacataaaaaattatagaatTATACACATAGGTTAAAAGACACAAAACAAGTACTAATAAGAAGGGAGAGAGCGCATCAAAGTTCAACATGCATTCCATTTGGCATGATTTGCTGCATCTTCTAGGATTCACTCTGAAGTCGATATAACCTATCCCTTCGACAACAGATAGTCTTCTCAAGTGAATCTTTTTGCTTTGGGAGTTGCTCTCTTTGTTTATGCTCGTTGTATTCTGTTATCTAGCTTGTAATTTCTTAGTTTTGTAATCTTTTCTTTGTTGATTGGGGCTGTAATATGTTATCTCATGTATTGACTATTATCTATTACTCCGTATCTATGAAATTCTTTTtttgatgccaaaaaaaaaaaaaaaagggagcgagacgatcaatttttttttgctattctTTGTCATGGATTCTATATGATGTATTTCAGGAGGACGACGCAGCATTAAATTATTTCCAGATACAATTCAAATAGTATCTATATTTCagtatgaatttttaaaatgcaCTTTGGAATAACTTCAATTCTAAGTTCAAGTTTTTCTCTAATGCAAAACACTTTCTACCAATTAATTTCACTTATCTTTCCTCTACCCTTTTCCGCCACAAATTCatgatccaaacaaagcctacgGGATCAATCTTTTCGTTATATAATCTCCATAAGTGTGAAGAAACTTACATTGATCCTGCAATCAAAGGCACTGTAATCAAACAATCAAAACAAATAAGTTGAAAAAACAAACGAATATTTCCAATATAACCATACAACACAACTTCCGCCGGCTTCTTCAGAGCATGCTACAACAAAACCTTGTTACATAAGGTACCTAGTGGTTCCCAAAGGTTTGATTCGCCCATGCTTTCATCCAAAGGTTGTAGTCAAAGGAGGCACAGAACTATGGGCCATTGACACTACTGCCCAAGAAGTGAAGGTCTGTAGAACACATGACTCTGCGCTATCTCAATCCGTTCGCGTGGATCATGCATGGTTTCATCTCTCAGTGCTTGAAGTATGGCCTCTGTTGGAAGCTCCCTGAGAATTCATGCATATTCCAggtcaagagagagagagagagagagagagagagagagagagagagagagagagagagagagagagatatgtgcaGTTAGTTATGTATACCTT
This genomic window contains:
- the LOC131334706 gene encoding uncharacterized protein LOC131334706 → MSLVDYASSDEEDEAGVGEEGVRGSFQSPKDESKRDQPPSLPPQSQKSGLLSNEHLRSSKSSEPSVVKLPDASLLLNSTPVSSDLVSGSDHSLRVAAAIAERESRKREANILASALPQSKVPKGNLPHQKSIPDTVAGLLVPPQLSGRSNIVTEDIGKLFVRRNADPASH